One Saccharopolyspora erythraea NRRL 2338 genomic region harbors:
- the pheS gene encoding phenylalanine--tRNA ligase subunit alpha — MSGANDPYDPKQVAALSAETLERAVADAREAFDKAGDLDELAAAKPAHLGERSPLLTARREIGALPPKARSDAGKRVNEAREAIQGAFDERRAALQAERDERVLREEAVDVTLPWDRVPVGARHPITQLIEHVADTFVAMGWEVAEGPELETEWFNFDALNFGKDHPARTMQDTFYVGPKESGLVLRTHTSPAQVRALLDRELPVYVVCPGRTFRTDELDSTHTPVFHQVEGLAVDKGLTMAHLKGTLDAFARVMFGPESKTRLRPSFFPFTEPSGEVDVWFPQKKGGPGWVEWGGCGMVNPNVLRACGVDPETHTGFAFGMGLERTLQFRNGIPDMRDMVEGDVQFTQPFGIDS; from the coding sequence ATGTCCGGAGCCAACGACCCGTACGACCCGAAGCAGGTCGCCGCGCTCTCCGCGGAGACGCTGGAACGCGCGGTGGCCGACGCCCGCGAGGCCTTCGACAAGGCCGGTGACCTCGACGAGCTGGCCGCGGCCAAGCCCGCGCACCTCGGCGAGCGCTCGCCGCTGCTGACCGCCCGGCGCGAGATCGGCGCACTGCCGCCGAAGGCCCGCTCGGACGCGGGCAAGCGCGTCAACGAGGCGCGGGAGGCCATCCAGGGCGCCTTCGACGAGCGCCGCGCCGCGCTGCAGGCCGAGCGCGACGAGCGGGTGCTGCGCGAGGAAGCCGTCGACGTGACGCTGCCGTGGGACCGCGTGCCCGTCGGCGCCCGGCACCCGATCACCCAGCTCATCGAGCACGTCGCCGACACCTTCGTCGCGATGGGGTGGGAGGTCGCCGAGGGCCCGGAGCTGGAGACCGAGTGGTTCAACTTCGACGCGTTGAACTTCGGCAAGGACCACCCGGCGCGCACCATGCAGGACACCTTCTACGTGGGCCCGAAGGAATCCGGGCTGGTGCTGCGCACCCACACCTCCCCGGCGCAGGTGCGGGCGCTGCTCGACCGCGAGCTGCCGGTGTACGTGGTCTGCCCCGGCCGCACCTTCCGCACCGACGAGCTCGACTCCACCCACACCCCGGTGTTCCACCAGGTCGAGGGCCTCGCGGTGGACAAGGGCCTGACGATGGCGCACCTGAAGGGCACCCTGGACGCCTTCGCCCGGGTGATGTTCGGGCCGGAGTCCAAGACCCGCCTGCGGCCGTCGTTCTTCCCGTTCACCGAGCCCTCCGGCGAGGTCGACGTGTGGTTCCCGCAGAAGAAGGGCGGCCCCGGCTGGGTCGAGTGGGGCGGCTGCGGGATGGTGAACCCGAACGTGCTGCGCGCCTGCGGCGTGGACCCGGAGACCCACACCGGGTTCGCCTTCGGCATGGGCCTGGAACGCACCCTGCAGTTCCGCAACGGAATCCCGGACATGCGGGACATGGTCGAGGGTGACGTCCAGTTCACCCAGCCGTTCGGCATCGACTCCTGA
- a CDS encoding gamma-glutamylcyclotransferase family protein codes for MPPDFIDDDYPADPYPGTRPDGSFVQVGGSGYHVEPSEDVPSRWTIEGRDLDEELAEHGVAPLGERLPVLAYGSNVNPSKISWLRDRLGLRGPVVVIGARCHGIVAVWSAGVRARDGQRPAVLAGMPGVIERHAVWLVTPDQRAVLDECEGRGQRYRLCEVHAPVRLDDGRVLESVLAYTARPEALRPDVPIHLNRSPLVVDGHLVRCADVGQDDAVRLVGEQAASDGLLVAEIEGEPSGPTLAELYG; via the coding sequence ATGCCCCCCGACTTCATCGACGACGACTACCCGGCCGACCCCTACCCCGGCACGCGGCCCGACGGCTCCTTCGTCCAAGTCGGAGGTTCCGGCTACCACGTCGAGCCCTCCGAGGACGTCCCGTCGAGGTGGACGATCGAGGGCAGGGACCTCGACGAGGAGCTGGCCGAGCACGGTGTCGCGCCGCTCGGCGAGCGGCTGCCGGTGCTGGCCTACGGCTCCAACGTCAACCCGTCGAAGATCAGCTGGCTGCGCGACCGGCTCGGCCTGCGCGGACCGGTGGTGGTGATCGGCGCGCGGTGCCACGGGATCGTCGCGGTGTGGTCGGCGGGGGTGCGGGCCCGCGACGGCCAGCGGCCCGCGGTGCTGGCCGGGATGCCCGGCGTGATCGAACGGCACGCGGTGTGGCTGGTGACCCCGGACCAGCGGGCGGTCCTCGACGAGTGCGAGGGACGCGGCCAGCGCTACCGGCTCTGCGAGGTGCACGCGCCGGTGCGGCTCGACGACGGCCGCGTGCTGGAGTCCGTGCTCGCCTACACCGCGCGTCCGGAGGCCCTGCGCCCGGACGTCCCGATCCACCTGAACCGCTCGCCGCTGGTGGTCGACGGCCACCTGGTGCGCTGCGCCGACGTCGGCCAGGACGACGCGGTGCGCCTGGTCGGGGAGCAGGCCGCCTCCGACGGGCTCCTCGTCGCCGAGATCGAGGGCGAACCGAGCGGGCCGACGCTGGCGGAGCTGTACGGCTAG
- the pheT gene encoding phenylalanine--tRNA ligase subunit beta produces the protein MRIPVSWLAEHLELPEETTAEALAEAFVRIGLEVEEVTHLSSVRGPLVVGRVAEIEELTDFKKPIRYCQVEVGEDESGEKRTQEIICGATNFREGDLVVVALPGTVLPGGFEIAERKTYGRMSRGMICSAKELGIGEDHDGILVLPSGSADPGDDAVELVGLDDAVIELAITPDRGYCFSVRGLARELSNALEVPFGDPGSLPVPADDRPSRSVEIADPSACSRFVFRRVTGVDPTAPTPWWMRRRLALAGIRSISLAVDITNYVMLELGQPLHAWDATKLAGDIVVRRAKAGEKLTTLDDVERELDPDDVVICDDSGPVSLAGVMGGASTEIGSETHDVLLEAANWDPASIARMIRRHKLPSEAGKRFERSVDPAVAPVATELAAQLLVRYGEGTIAQGRTDVGEPKAPAPVTMPLALPDRIAGVNYERGVTARRLTQIGCRIEVSTSDEGVGLVTATPPSWRPDLAQPADLVEEVLRLEGYHTIPSVLPAAPPGRGLTPAQRRHRAVSRTLAHEGYVEVLPFPFTGPEVLDGLGIGADDPRRRTLSLLNALESDRSELSTTVLTGLIDALKRNVARGRRDLALFHVGQVVQPAAEQPAVPRVGVSQRPSDAEIEALHASLPAQPTHVGVVLAGQREHAGWWGKGREVSWADAVEAARRVAAAAGVELTISAGDLAPWHPGRCAELKVGDTVVGHAGELHPKVVEALGLPKRTCAMELDLDALPLTDDRPAPVVSAYPPVLLDIALVVDASVPSAELVDTVRKGAGELVEDVRLFDVYSGEQLESGKKSLAMALRFRAPDRTLKQDEATEARDAAVAAAEERFGATLRA, from the coding sequence GTGCGGATCCCGGTTTCCTGGTTGGCCGAACACCTGGAGCTGCCCGAGGAGACGACCGCGGAGGCGCTGGCCGAAGCGTTCGTGCGGATCGGGCTCGAGGTGGAGGAGGTCACGCACCTGTCGTCGGTGCGCGGGCCGCTGGTCGTCGGCCGCGTCGCCGAGATCGAGGAGCTCACCGACTTCAAGAAGCCGATCCGGTATTGCCAGGTCGAGGTCGGCGAGGACGAGTCGGGCGAGAAGCGCACGCAGGAGATCATCTGCGGCGCCACCAACTTCCGCGAGGGCGACCTGGTCGTCGTCGCGCTGCCCGGCACCGTGCTGCCCGGCGGCTTCGAGATCGCCGAGCGCAAGACCTACGGCCGGATGAGCCGCGGCATGATCTGCTCGGCCAAGGAGCTGGGCATCGGCGAGGACCACGACGGCATCCTGGTGCTGCCGTCCGGCTCGGCCGACCCCGGCGACGACGCGGTCGAGCTGGTCGGCCTCGACGACGCCGTGATCGAGCTGGCGATCACCCCCGACCGCGGCTACTGCTTCTCGGTGCGCGGCCTGGCGCGCGAGCTGTCCAACGCGCTGGAGGTGCCCTTCGGCGACCCGGGCTCGCTGCCGGTCCCCGCCGACGACCGGCCGTCGCGGTCGGTGGAGATCGCCGACCCGAGCGCGTGCAGCAGGTTCGTGTTCCGCCGGGTCACCGGGGTGGACCCGACCGCGCCGACGCCGTGGTGGATGCGGCGCAGGCTGGCGCTGGCGGGAATCCGCTCGATCTCGCTGGCGGTGGACATCACCAACTACGTGATGCTGGAGCTCGGCCAGCCGCTGCACGCCTGGGACGCCACCAAGCTCGCCGGCGACATCGTCGTGCGCCGCGCGAAGGCGGGCGAGAAGCTGACCACGCTCGACGACGTCGAGCGCGAGCTCGACCCCGACGACGTCGTGATCTGCGACGACAGCGGCCCGGTGTCGCTGGCCGGGGTCATGGGCGGCGCCAGCACCGAGATCGGCTCCGAGACCCACGACGTGCTGCTGGAGGCGGCGAACTGGGATCCGGCCAGCATCGCCCGCATGATCCGCAGGCACAAGCTGCCCAGCGAGGCGGGCAAGCGCTTCGAGCGCTCGGTCGACCCGGCCGTCGCGCCGGTGGCCACCGAGCTGGCCGCGCAGCTGCTGGTCCGCTACGGCGAGGGCACCATCGCCCAGGGCCGCACCGACGTCGGCGAGCCGAAGGCGCCCGCGCCGGTGACGATGCCGCTGGCGCTGCCCGACCGCATCGCCGGGGTGAACTACGAGCGCGGCGTCACCGCGCGCCGGCTCACCCAGATCGGCTGCCGCATCGAGGTCAGCACCTCCGACGAGGGCGTCGGCCTGGTCACCGCGACCCCGCCGAGCTGGCGGCCGGACCTGGCCCAGCCCGCCGACCTGGTCGAGGAAGTGCTGCGGCTGGAGGGCTACCACACGATCCCGTCGGTGCTGCCCGCCGCGCCGCCCGGCCGCGGCCTGACCCCGGCGCAGCGCAGGCACCGCGCGGTGTCGCGGACGCTGGCCCACGAGGGCTACGTCGAGGTGCTGCCGTTCCCGTTCACCGGACCCGAGGTCCTCGACGGGCTGGGCATCGGTGCCGACGACCCGCGCAGGCGGACGCTCTCGCTGCTCAACGCGCTGGAGAGCGACCGCTCGGAGCTGAGCACGACGGTGCTGACCGGGCTGATCGACGCCCTGAAGCGCAACGTCGCCCGCGGTCGCCGCGACCTCGCGCTGTTCCACGTCGGACAGGTCGTGCAGCCCGCCGCCGAGCAGCCCGCCGTGCCGCGGGTCGGCGTCTCGCAGCGTCCCAGTGACGCCGAGATCGAGGCGCTGCACGCTTCGCTGCCCGCGCAGCCGACGCACGTCGGCGTGGTGCTGGCCGGCCAGCGCGAACACGCCGGCTGGTGGGGCAAGGGCCGCGAGGTGAGCTGGGCCGACGCCGTCGAGGCCGCCCGCCGGGTCGCCGCCGCGGCCGGCGTGGAGCTGACGATCAGCGCGGGCGACCTCGCGCCGTGGCACCCGGGTCGCTGCGCCGAGCTCAAGGTCGGTGACACCGTCGTCGGGCACGCCGGTGAGCTGCACCCGAAGGTCGTCGAGGCGTTGGGCCTGCCCAAGCGCACCTGCGCGATGGAGCTGGACCTCGACGCGCTGCCGCTGACCGACGACCGGCCCGCGCCGGTGGTCTCGGCGTACCCGCCGGTGCTGCTGGACATCGCGCTGGTCGTGGACGCGTCGGTGCCGTCGGCCGAGCTGGTGGACACCGTCCGCAAGGGCGCGGGAGAACTGGTGGAGGACGTCCGGCTGTTCGACGTCTACTCCGGCGAGCAGCTGGAGTCGGGCAAGAAGTCGCTGGCCATGGCCCTGCGCTTCCGCGCGCCGGACCGCACCCTCAAGCAGGACGAGGCGACCGAGGCTCGCGACGCGGCGGTCGCCGCGGCAGAGGAGCGCTTCGGCGCGACGCTGCGCGCCTGA